One Gimesia sp. DNA segment encodes these proteins:
- the ilvN gene encoding acetolactate synthase small subunit, with translation MKHVLSALVMNQPGVLAQISGMLASRSFNIESLAVGETEEPQFSRITFVVGDYNKLDQVRKQLEKLVTVVKVVDFSGQDFVERDLMLMKVATPGKTRSEIRELVEIFRAKIVDVSTENVMIEISGQESKINAFIDVMRPFGILEMVRTGRIALLRSEVVKAEAPTEEPVETA, from the coding sequence ATGAAACACGTTCTTTCTGCTCTGGTCATGAATCAACCGGGTGTCCTGGCCCAGATTTCAGGCATGCTGGCCTCACGCTCTTTTAACATTGAGAGTCTGGCGGTCGGTGAAACCGAAGAACCCCAGTTTTCCCGAATTACTTTTGTCGTCGGCGATTACAACAAGCTGGATCAGGTCAGAAAACAGCTGGAAAAGCTGGTTACCGTAGTGAAAGTGGTCGATTTTTCCGGACAGGACTTTGTCGAACGCGACCTGATGCTGATGAAAGTAGCGACTCCCGGAAAAACCCGCTCAGAAATTCGCGAATTAGTCGAAATTTTCCGTGCGAAAATCGTTGACGTGAGCACCGAAAACGTAATGATCGAGATTTCCGGTCAGGAATCGAAGATCAATGCATTTATTGACGTGATGCGACCGTTTGGGATTCTTGAAATGGTTCGTACAGGTCGGATTGCCCTGTTACGCTCTGAAGTCGTGAAAGCAGAAGCTCCCACTGAGGAACCTGTGGAAACAGCTTAA